The Equus caballus isolate H_3958 breed thoroughbred chromosome 12, TB-T2T, whole genome shotgun sequence genome contains a region encoding:
- the NXF1 gene encoding nuclear RNA export factor 1 isoform 1 (isoform 1 is encoded by transcript variant 1; The RefSeq protein has 2 substitutions compared to this genomic sequence): MPDEGSSYNEHDDRVSFPQRRKKGRGPFRWKSSEGNRRSGRGGSGIRSSRLEDDDRDVAMSDAQDVPRVRYNPYAARPNRRGDGWHDRDRIHITVRRDRPPQERGGAGTSQDGTAKNWFKITIPYGRKYDKAWLLSVIQSKCSVPFTPVEFHYENTRAQFFVEDASTASALKAVNYKILDQENRRISIIINASVPPHSVQNELKPEQVEQLKLIMSKRYDGSQQALDLKGLRSDPDLVAQNIDVVLNRKSCMVATLRIIEENIPELLSLNLSNNKLYRLDDLSSIVQKAPNLKILNLSGNELKSERELDKVKGLKLEELWLDGNPLCDTFRDQSTYISAIRERFPKLLRLDGHELPPPIAFDVEAPTMLPPCKGSYFGTETLKNLVLHFLQQYYAIYDSGDRQRLLDAYHDGACCSLSIPFIPQNPARSNLAEYFKDSRNVKKLKDPTLRFRLLKHTRLNVVAFLNELPKTQHDVNSFVVDISAQTSTLLCFSVNGVFKEVDGKSRDSLRAFTRTFVAVPASNSGLCIVNDELFVRNASPEEIQRAFAMPAPTPSSSPVPTLSPEQQEMLQAFSTQSGMNLEWSQKCLQDNNWDYTRSAQAFTHLKAKGEIPEVAFMK; the protein is encoded by the exons ATGGCGGACGAGGGGAAGTCATACAACG AGCACGATGACCGCGTTAGTTTCcctcaaagaagaaagaaaggccGGGGTCCTTTCCGGTGGAAGTCTAGTGAGGGGAACCGTAGGTCTGgaagaggaggttctggcattcGGTCTTCCCGCCTTGAGGATGATGACAGAGATGTGGCAATGAGTGATGCCCAGGATGTTCCCCGAGTAAGATA CAACCCCTATGCTGCCCGACCCAACCGTCGGGGTGATGGTTGGCATGATCGCGACCGAATTCATATTACTGTGCGGAGAGACAGACCTCCTCAAgaaagaggaggggctggcacCAGCCAGGATGGGACGGCAAAGAACTGGTTTAAGATTACA ATTCCTTATGGCAGAAAATATGACAAGGCGTGGCTCCTAAGTGTGATTCAGAGCAAGTGCAGTGTCCCTTTCACCCCTGTTGAG TTTCACTATGAAAACACACGGGCCCAGTTTTTCGTTGAGGATGCCAGTACCGCCTCTGCATTGAAGGCTGTCAACTATAAGATTTTGGATCAGGAGAACCGAAGG ATATCTATCATCATCAACGCCTCTGTTCCGCCCCATTCTGTGCAGAATGAGCTGAAACCAGAACAAGTAGAGCAGCTAAAG cTGATCATGAGCAAACGATACGATGGCTCCCAACAAGCACTTGACCTCAAAGGCCTCCGTTCAGACCCAG ATTTGGTGGCCCAGAACATTGATGTTGTCCTGAATCGTAAAAGCTGCATGGTGGCTACCCTGCGAATCATTGAAGAGAACATCCCCGAG ctgtTGTCCCTGAACTTGAGCAACAATAAGCTATACAGGTTGGATGACCTGTCCAGCATTGTGCAGAAAGCACCCAACCTAAAGATCCTAAACCTCTCTGGAAATGAG TTGAAGTCTGAGAGGGAGTTGGACAAGGTAAAAGGCCTGAAGCTAGAAGAGCTGTGGCTTGACGGAAACCCCCTGTGTGACACCTTCCGAGACCAGTCCACTTATATCAG CGCCATTCGTGAACGATTTCCCAAATTACTACGTCTG GATGGCCATGAGTTACCCCCGCCAATTGCCTTTGATGTTGAAGCCCCCACGATGTTACCACCCTGCAAG GGAAGCTATTTTGGAACAGAGACCCTGAAAAATCTGGTCCTGCACTTCTTGCAGCA GTACTATGCAATTTATGACTCTGGAGACCGGCAGCGGCTCCTGGATGCCTATCATGATGGAGCCTGCTGCTCCCTGAGCATTCCTTTCATCCCCCAGAACCCTGCCCG AAGCAACTTGGCCGAGTATTTCAAGGACAGCAGGAATGTGAAGAAGCTTAAAGACCCTA CCCTGCGGTTCCGGCTGCTGAAACACACACGTCTCAACGTTGTTGCCTTCCTCAATGAGTTGCCCAAAACTCAGCATGACGTCAATTCTTTCGTGGTAGACATAAGCGCTCAGACA AGCACGTTGCTGTGTTTTTCTGTCAATGGGGTCTTCAAGGAAG TGGATGGAAAGTCTCGGGATTCTTTGCGAGCTTTCACCCGGACGTTCGTTGCTGTTCCTGCCAGCAATTCAGG GCTGTGCATCGTAAACGACGAGCTGTTTGTGCGGAATGCCAGCCCCGAGGAGATCCAAAGAGCCtttgccatgcctgcacccacaCCTTCCTCCAGCCCAGtgcccaccctctccccagagcAGCAGGAAATGCTGCAGGCATTCTCGACCCAGTCTGGCATGAACCTCGAGTGGTCCCAGAA GTGCCTTCAGGACAACAACTGGGACTACACCAGATCTGCCCAGGCCTTCACTCATCTCAAG
- the NXF1 gene encoding nuclear RNA export factor 1 isoform 2 (isoform 2 is encoded by transcript variant 2) gives MSDAQDVPRVRYNPYAARPNRRGDGWHDRDRIHITVRRDRPPQERGGAGTSQDGTAKNWFKITIPYGRKYDKAWLLSVIQSKCSVPFTPVEFHYENTRAQFFVEDASTASALKAVNYKILDQENRRISIIINASVPPHSVQNELKPEQVEQLKLIMSKRYDGSQQALDLKGLRSDPDLVAQNIDVVLNRKSCMVATLRIIEENIPELLSLNLSNNKLYRLDDLSSIVQKAPNLKILNLSGNELKSERELDKVKGLKLEELWLDGNPLCDTFRDQSTYISAIRERFPKLLRLDGHELPPPIAFDVEAPTMLPPCKGSYFGTETLKNLVLHFLQQYYAIYDSGDRQRLLDAYHDGACCSLSIPFIPQNPARSNLAEYFKDSRNVKKLKDPTLRFRLLKHTRLNVVAFLNELPKTQHDVNSFVVDISAQTSTLLCFSVNGVFKEVDGKSRDSLRAFTRTFVAVPASNSGLCIVNDELFVRNASPEEIQRAFAMPAPTPSSSPVPTLSPEQQEMLQAFSTQSGMNLEWSQKCLQDNNWDYTRSAQAFTHLKAKGEIPEVAFMK, from the exons ATGAGTGATGCCCAGGATGTTCCCCGAGTAAGATA CAACCCCTATGCTGCCCGACCCAACCGTCGGGGTGATGGTTGGCATGATCGCGACCGAATTCATATTACTGTGCGGAGAGACAGACCTCCTCAAgaaagaggaggggctggcacCAGCCAGGATGGGACGGCAAAGAACTGGTTTAAGATTACA ATTCCTTATGGCAGAAAATATGACAAGGCGTGGCTCCTAAGTGTGATTCAGAGCAAGTGCAGTGTCCCTTTCACCCCTGTTGAG TTTCACTATGAAAACACACGGGCCCAGTTTTTCGTTGAGGATGCCAGTACCGCCTCTGCATTGAAGGCTGTCAACTATAAGATTTTGGATCAGGAGAACCGAAGG ATATCTATCATCATCAACGCCTCTGTTCCGCCCCATTCTGTGCAGAATGAGCTGAAACCAGAACAAGTAGAGCAGCTAAAG cTGATCATGAGCAAACGATACGATGGCTCCCAACAAGCACTTGACCTCAAAGGCCTCCGTTCAGACCCAG ATTTGGTGGCCCAGAACATTGATGTTGTCCTGAATCGTAAAAGCTGCATGGTGGCTACCCTGCGAATCATTGAAGAGAACATCCCCGAG ctgtTGTCCCTGAACTTGAGCAACAATAAGCTATACAGGTTGGATGACCTGTCCAGCATTGTGCAGAAAGCACCCAACCTAAAGATCCTAAACCTCTCTGGAAATGAG TTGAAGTCTGAGAGGGAGTTGGACAAGGTAAAAGGCCTGAAGCTAGAAGAGCTGTGGCTTGACGGAAACCCCCTGTGTGACACCTTCCGAGACCAGTCCACTTATATCAG CGCCATTCGTGAACGATTTCCCAAATTACTACGTCTG GATGGCCATGAGTTACCCCCGCCAATTGCCTTTGATGTTGAAGCCCCCACGATGTTACCACCCTGCAAG GGAAGCTATTTTGGAACAGAGACCCTGAAAAATCTGGTCCTGCACTTCTTGCAGCA GTACTATGCAATTTATGACTCTGGAGACCGGCAGCGGCTCCTGGATGCCTATCATGATGGAGCCTGCTGCTCCCTGAGCATTCCTTTCATCCCCCAGAACCCTGCCCG AAGCAACTTGGCCGAGTATTTCAAGGACAGCAGGAATGTGAAGAAGCTTAAAGACCCTA CCCTGCGGTTCCGGCTGCTGAAACACACACGTCTCAACGTTGTTGCCTTCCTCAATGAGTTGCCCAAAACTCAGCATGACGTCAATTCTTTCGTGGTAGACATAAGCGCTCAGACA AGCACGTTGCTGTGTTTTTCTGTCAATGGGGTCTTCAAGGAAG TGGATGGAAAGTCTCGGGATTCTTTGCGAGCTTTCACCCGGACGTTCGTTGCTGTTCCTGCCAGCAATTCAGG GCTGTGCATCGTAAACGACGAGCTGTTTGTGCGGAATGCCAGCCCCGAGGAGATCCAAAGAGCCtttgccatgcctgcacccacaCCTTCCTCCAGCCCAGtgcccaccctctccccagagcAGCAGGAAATGCTGCAGGCATTCTCGACCCAGTCTGGCATGAACCTCGAGTGGTCCCAGAA GTGCCTTCAGGACAACAACTGGGACTACACCAGATCTGCCCAGGCCTTCACTCATCTCAAG